The following are encoded in a window of Aerococcus sanguinicola genomic DNA:
- the hisS gene encoding histidine--tRNA ligase, whose translation MIQRPKGTVDILPEEIAKWHYVEDKARDILSRYRFREIRTPMFEHYELFARGVGETSDVVSKEMYDFKDKGDRHIALKPEGTAPVVRAYIENKLYGPEHHHPYKVYYLSPMFRYERPQGGRQRQFNQLGVEVFGDSQALIDVETIALAWEILTGLGISDLELVINSLGDIDSRIAYRQALIDYLEPFEGQLSEDSKTRLHKNPLRVLDSKDPKDKEIVKDAPSILDFLSEESKERFDLVQSLLDQLVIPYRIDANMVRGLDYYQDTIFEIMTKNEVFGAETTICGGGSYSGLVKELSDGKQDVPGFGFAIGLERLMLLLEAQEVALPDTDPLDVYLVTIPGIQVENSLPLIEAIRQQGYSCQLDYKHRKPGKQFRDADKLGAKFVMTLGESELEEGALNVKDMASGEEKKFAIDQIKEQFSDVIASFHANA comes from the coding sequence ATGATTCAGCGACCAAAAGGAACGGTGGATATTTTACCTGAAGAAATTGCCAAGTGGCATTATGTAGAAGACAAGGCCAGGGATATCCTGAGCCGCTACCGCTTCCGTGAAATTCGAACACCGATGTTTGAGCACTATGAACTCTTCGCACGGGGAGTAGGGGAGACCTCAGACGTGGTTTCTAAGGAAATGTATGACTTTAAAGATAAGGGCGACCGCCATATTGCCCTCAAGCCAGAAGGGACGGCACCGGTTGTTCGGGCCTATATTGAAAACAAACTCTATGGCCCCGAACACCATCATCCTTACAAGGTCTACTATCTGAGCCCCATGTTCCGCTATGAGCGGCCCCAGGGTGGGCGCCAGCGCCAGTTCAACCAATTAGGAGTGGAAGTCTTCGGCGATTCCCAGGCCCTCATTGATGTGGAAACCATCGCCCTGGCTTGGGAAATTCTCACAGGCTTAGGGATTTCTGACCTGGAATTAGTGATTAACTCACTGGGCGATATCGATTCACGTATAGCCTACCGCCAGGCTCTCATTGATTACCTGGAACCCTTTGAAGGCCAATTGAGCGAGGACTCTAAGACCCGGCTCCACAAGAATCCTCTGCGCGTCCTCGATAGTAAGGACCCTAAGGACAAGGAAATTGTTAAGGACGCACCAAGTATTCTGGACTTCTTATCCGAAGAGTCTAAGGAACGCTTTGACCTAGTCCAAAGCCTTCTCGATCAATTAGTGATTCCTTACCGGATCGATGCCAATATGGTCCGGGGCTTGGACTACTACCAAGATACCATCTTTGAGATCATGACCAAGAATGAAGTTTTCGGAGCAGAAACCACTATCTGCGGGGGCGGGTCTTATTCGGGACTTGTCAAGGAACTCTCTGATGGGAAGCAGGATGTGCCTGGCTTTGGCTTTGCGATCGGTTTAGAGCGGCTCATGCTCCTCTTGGAAGCCCAAGAAGTGGCCTTGCCTGACACGGATCCTTTAGATGTCTACTTGGTGACTATTCCAGGGATCCAGGTTGAAAACAGCCTGCCTTTAATTGAGGCCATCCGCCAACAGGGCTATTCCTGCCAGCTCGATTACAAGCACCGCAAGCCGGGCAAGCAATTCCGGGATGCCGATAAGTTGGGCGCTAAGTTCGTGATGACTCTGGGTGAGAGCGAATTAGAAGAAGGGGCCCTCAATGTTAAAGACATGGCTTCAGGCGAGGAGAAAAAATTCGCCATTGACCAAATTAAAGAACAATTTTCAGATGTTATTGCAAGTTTTCATGCTAATGCATAA
- the aspS gene encoding aspartate--tRNA ligase, with protein sequence MKRTIYCGNVSKELVGQTVTLKGWVQKRRDLGGVIFVDLRDREGFVQVVFNVENLGDHFDQAEKLRSEYVIEVTGDVINRDEDMVNPKIKNGDIEVMVKDLTILNKAKTPPFMVEDDIDVNDDIRLKYRYVDLRRPEMNANIVLRAKVTQAIRRFLEKEGFLDIETPYLTKSTPEGARDYLVPSRVHPGEFYALPQSPQLFKQLLMASGMDRYYQIVRCFRDEDLRGDRQPEFTQVDLETSFLSQEEIREIVEAMLKDVMKATRGIEITEDFPIISYDDAMNYYGTDKPDTRFGMKLVDVSDVVSQYELKVFNQAIENGGMVKAINVKGAADQYSRKDLDGLTDFASTYGAKGVAWIKVSEDGLTGPIGKFFKENPEPLVDRLQAEAGDILLFLADKASVVHQSLSEIRLKFARELGLMDKNQFNFLWVVNWPLLEYDEQEGRYNAMHHPFTMPNEEDLDKLSSQPEEVYAQAYDIVLNGYEIGGGSIRIHQKDIQLQMLEALGFSEESANEQFGFLLDALEYGFPPHGGLAIGLDRLVMLLAGEDNIREVMAFPKNGRAFDPLTNAPSEVSQEQLNDLSLEVTRIDVD encoded by the coding sequence ATGAAACGTACAATATATTGTGGAAACGTATCTAAAGAATTAGTCGGCCAGACGGTCACACTCAAGGGCTGGGTACAAAAACGCCGGGACCTTGGTGGGGTAATCTTCGTTGACTTGAGAGACCGTGAAGGCTTCGTTCAAGTGGTTTTCAACGTAGAAAACTTAGGGGACCACTTCGACCAAGCGGAGAAATTGCGGTCTGAATATGTTATTGAAGTGACCGGCGATGTTATCAACCGGGACGAAGACATGGTCAACCCTAAGATTAAGAATGGGGACATCGAAGTCATGGTCAAAGACCTGACCATCTTAAATAAGGCTAAGACCCCACCATTTATGGTAGAGGACGACATCGATGTGAACGATGATATCCGCTTGAAATACCGCTATGTGGACCTCCGTCGTCCTGAAATGAACGCTAATATTGTCCTACGTGCGAAGGTCACCCAAGCCATCCGTCGCTTCCTTGAAAAAGAAGGCTTCTTGGACATTGAAACGCCTTACCTGACCAAGTCAACACCAGAAGGCGCCCGCGACTACTTAGTTCCTTCCCGTGTCCACCCTGGTGAATTCTATGCCCTACCTCAGTCACCTCAGCTCTTCAAACAATTGCTGATGGCTTCAGGTATGGACCGCTACTACCAAATCGTTCGTTGCTTCCGTGATGAAGACTTGCGGGGGGACCGCCAACCAGAATTTACCCAAGTGGACTTGGAAACCAGCTTCCTCAGCCAGGAAGAAATTCGTGAGATCGTCGAAGCCATGCTTAAAGATGTCATGAAAGCAACCCGGGGCATTGAAATTACCGAAGACTTCCCGATTATTTCCTATGATGACGCCATGAATTATTACGGGACAGACAAACCCGACACCCGTTTCGGCATGAAGTTAGTGGATGTTTCAGACGTGGTGAGTCAGTATGAATTGAAGGTCTTCAACCAAGCCATCGAAAACGGGGGTATGGTTAAAGCGATCAATGTCAAAGGTGCAGCTGACCAGTACTCTCGTAAGGACTTAGACGGCTTAACTGACTTCGCCAGCACTTACGGCGCTAAAGGGGTCGCTTGGATCAAGGTGAGTGAAGACGGCTTGACTGGTCCGATTGGTAAATTCTTCAAGGAAAACCCAGAACCACTTGTGGACCGTCTCCAAGCAGAAGCAGGGGATATCCTCCTCTTCTTAGCTGACAAGGCCAGTGTGGTCCACCAATCTCTGTCCGAAATTCGCCTGAAATTTGCCCGTGAACTAGGCTTGATGGACAAGAATCAATTCAACTTCCTCTGGGTCGTGAATTGGCCATTGCTCGAGTATGATGAACAAGAAGGCCGCTATAATGCCATGCACCACCCCTTCACCATGCCTAATGAAGAAGATCTCGACAAGTTAAGCAGCCAACCTGAAGAGGTCTATGCTCAAGCCTATGACATCGTCCTCAACGGCTATGAAATCGGGGGCGGGTCCATCCGTATCCACCAAAAAGATATCCAATTGCAAATGTTAGAAGCATTAGGCTTCAGCGAAGAGAGCGCCAATGAGCAATTCGGCTTCTTACTGGACGCTTTGGAATACGGCTTCCCACCACACGGCGGCTTAGCAATTGGTCTCGACCGTTTAGTGATGCTTT
- a CDS encoding N-acetylmuramoyl-L-alanine amidase — translation MNWKDHWEARRGHYFIYSLVVVLVLLGAFLTIFHLSQNQQKKTQADLINLRQGPGITYDIKEQVKKGTGYQVMREANDWLYVRLANGQTGWLPSWLMPQGQDDKDRGFIATVINDQVPILSKAKDGDKVGEAKQGDKFTILYQDKGWIQVQFQNETAWIDQSAIDITPGTIANEYIASLSEDEQAAVDNLLKDYPAKVVATAAGVNIREAPTNESDVIYKGKMNEGFAYLGQEDVYYKVKTKDGQEGYLANWLAKSDATEMAKKAQEAETTTSLSQKTIVLDPGHGGKDPGAISDDEKVYEKDVALASAQILKEKLEAAGAKVIMTREDDQFIELADRGRLYNEVNGDLFLSLHYDSAAEATVSGNTIYYYDEASIPVAQELQSQLIEQMNVPNNGIEFGNFQVIRDSHPPALLLELGYMSNPNDVQKFSQKDYHERVAQAVYNGLVCYFQEDGNSQGQSVPTSSDQKQANENASAAP, via the coding sequence ATGAACTGGAAAGACCACTGGGAAGCCAGGCGGGGGCATTATTTTATCTACAGCTTAGTGGTCGTCCTGGTCTTGTTGGGGGCTTTTTTAACGATTTTTCATCTAAGCCAAAACCAGCAGAAGAAGACCCAGGCTGACCTGATCAACCTCCGCCAAGGGCCCGGTATTACCTATGACATCAAGGAACAGGTCAAGAAGGGAACGGGCTACCAAGTGATGCGGGAGGCCAATGACTGGCTCTATGTCCGCCTAGCCAATGGACAGACGGGTTGGCTGCCTAGCTGGCTTATGCCCCAGGGCCAAGATGACAAGGACCGGGGCTTTATCGCAACCGTGATCAACGACCAGGTCCCTATCCTCTCTAAGGCCAAAGATGGCGACAAGGTCGGCGAAGCTAAGCAAGGTGATAAGTTTACCATCCTTTACCAAGACAAGGGGTGGATCCAAGTCCAATTCCAAAATGAAACCGCCTGGATCGACCAGAGCGCCATTGACATCACGCCCGGGACCATTGCTAACGAGTACATTGCCAGCCTATCTGAAGACGAACAGGCAGCCGTCGATAACTTACTCAAAGATTATCCGGCTAAAGTCGTCGCTACCGCAGCTGGCGTCAATATCCGGGAGGCACCGACCAATGAGTCTGATGTCATCTACAAGGGCAAGATGAACGAAGGCTTCGCCTATCTGGGCCAAGAGGACGTCTACTATAAGGTCAAGACCAAAGACGGCCAGGAAGGTTACCTGGCCAACTGGCTGGCCAAGTCCGATGCCACGGAAATGGCCAAGAAAGCTCAAGAAGCAGAAACCACGACCAGCCTCAGTCAAAAAACTATCGTGCTCGACCCAGGCCACGGGGGTAAGGACCCGGGCGCTATTTCCGATGATGAAAAAGTCTATGAAAAAGACGTTGCCCTAGCCTCGGCCCAGATCCTCAAGGAAAAACTGGAAGCGGCCGGTGCCAAGGTCATCATGACCCGGGAGGACGACCAATTCATCGAACTGGCTGACCGGGGTCGACTCTACAATGAAGTCAACGGCGACCTCTTCCTCAGCCTCCACTACGATTCGGCAGCTGAAGCGACCGTCAGCGGTAATACCATTTACTATTACGATGAAGCCTCGATTCCAGTAGCCCAAGAGCTCCAAAGTCAGCTCATCGAACAGATGAATGTGCCCAATAATGGGATCGAATTCGGGAACTTCCAGGTCATCCGGGACTCCCACCCACCTGCCCTTCTCTTAGAGCTCGGTTACATGTCCAACCCTAATGATGTGCAGAAATTTAGCCAAAAAGACTACCACGAGCGGGTCGCCCAAGCCGTCTACAACGGCCTGGTCTGCTACTTCCAAGAAGATGGCAATAGCCAGGGCCAGAGCGTCCCAACCTCTAGCGATCAAAAGCAAGCAAATGAAAACGCCTCAGCAGCTCCATAA